Proteins encoded together in one Desulfurella sp. window:
- a CDS encoding hotdog fold thioesterase, producing MNVVEFMKNNDQVSKWLGIEVIEAKEGYVCTQMLVRKDMLNAAGVCHGGVIFSLSDYTFAVASNIYGNTALAISANINFANAAKQGDILIATAKELNRTKKIGIYSIIIERKSDKKLIALFSGQVYIKSEKIVKDQYN from the coding sequence ATGAATGTAGTAGAATTTATGAAAAACAACGATCAGGTCAGTAAATGGCTTGGTATCGAAGTAATTGAAGCAAAAGAAGGCTATGTTTGTACACAAATGCTTGTAAGAAAAGATATGTTAAACGCTGCGGGTGTTTGCCATGGGGGTGTAATTTTTTCTTTATCTGACTATACATTTGCTGTTGCTTCAAATATTTATGGCAATACTGCACTTGCAATATCAGCAAACATTAATTTTGCAAACGCAGCCAAGCAAGGCGATATACTTATTGCAACAGCCAAAGAATTAAATAGAACAAAAAAAATTGGTATTTATTCAATTATAATTGAGAGAAAATCCGATAAAAAGCTAATAGCTCTATTTAGTGGGCAAGTTTATATCAAGTCCGAAAAAATCGTTAAGGATCAATATAATTGA
- a CDS encoding energy transducer TonB: MEKFYTKKTFISSLALSIFVNVIFFALGIKLLSGFYKPIKKPIEVVLLGISQPKTDDKILHVKNKTLAQKKQNILISQKSIPKEKINNKVFPKQEIQKTGDLKTADKTDKIEKTNNAIVRPDTISNNESNTKSSKGTAVQTTQNIQTTQATNSFQSASREDYTFLRKLIEEHLKYPYLARRNSYEGTVVISFLIDNGIIKDIEIVKSSGYSILDKSAMKAIKKIEPLVKLDKNVKIVIPINFKLNNS, from the coding sequence ATGGAAAAATTTTACACAAAGAAAACCTTTATATCATCATTAGCTTTATCCATATTTGTCAACGTAATATTTTTTGCACTTGGCATTAAGCTTTTAAGCGGATTTTATAAGCCTATAAAAAAACCCATTGAAGTTGTTTTGTTAGGAATTAGCCAACCAAAAACAGATGATAAAATTTTACATGTAAAAAACAAAACTTTAGCTCAAAAAAAGCAAAATATTTTAATCAGTCAGAAATCGATTCCAAAAGAAAAAATCAATAATAAGGTATTTCCAAAACAAGAAATACAAAAAACAGGTGATTTAAAAACTGCTGACAAAACAGATAAAATTGAAAAAACAAACAATGCAATTGTTCGTCCAGATACAATTAGTAACAATGAATCTAATACTAAAAGTTCTAAAGGTACTGCTGTTCAAACTACTCAAAACATTCAAACCACCCAAGCAACAAATTCTTTTCAAAGTGCTTCAAGGGAAGATTACACATTTTTAAGAAAACTAATAGAAGAACACCTGAAATACCCTTATTTAGCAAGAAGGAATTCCTATGAAGGTACAGTTGTCATTTCTTTTCTTATAGATAATGGGATAATAAAGGATATTGAAATTGTAAAAAGTTCAGGATATTCCATTTTAGATAAAAGCGCAATGAAAGCAATCAAAAAAATAGAGCCACTTGTTAAATTAGATAAAAATGTAAAAATTGTTATACCTATTAATTTTAAGTTAAATAATTCTTGA
- the mraZ gene encoding division/cell wall cluster transcriptional repressor MraZ: MLRGRFECILDDKGRIKIPSKFLETLKGSGVNVLVMTFFDQSIYAYPKNIWEELESKALNLPLTNKSARRFKRMFFSSAIDVNLDSQGRIIIPQTLRQLANIEKNIVVLGNLDHIELWSAQNWQQEMDLLMQDEEKLAQEIESLGIKL; the protein is encoded by the coding sequence ATGCTAAGAGGACGTTTTGAGTGCATTTTAGATGATAAAGGTAGAATAAAAATACCTTCTAAGTTTTTAGAAACCTTAAAAGGAAGTGGTGTTAACGTGCTAGTTATGACATTTTTTGACCAATCCATATACGCCTATCCTAAAAATATATGGGAAGAATTAGAATCAAAAGCATTAAATTTGCCTTTAACAAATAAATCTGCACGTAGATTTAAACGAATGTTTTTTTCTAGTGCAATTGATGTAAACCTTGATTCGCAAGGAAGAATAATTATACCTCAAACTTTGCGACAGTTAGCAAATATAGAAAAAAATATTGTAGTGCTTGGTAATTTAGACCATATAGAATTATGGTCTGCCCAAAATTGGCAGCAGGAAATGGATTTATTAATGCAAGATGAAGAAAAATTAGCTCAAGAAATTGAAAGTCTGGGCATAAAACTGTGA
- the rsmH gene encoding 16S rRNA (cytosine(1402)-N(4))-methyltransferase RsmH, with translation MIHKSVLLAESMEFLQPKRGSMYLDLTFGGGGHTEQLLKLSAPDGVVVAFDQDPTAIEIALKLKEVYKDRLVVVKENFSNCYSLLKGMGFDLFDGIIMDIGVASFQLDDAQRGFSFLKDGPLDMRMNKDNPLSAREIINNWSRQELEQIIRNYGQERFAKRIALKIEESRLKAPIETTIELAKIVKEAVPAHFYKKIHPATKTFQALRIVVNSELDSLKKGLNSAIKLLKPHSRLVVISFHSLEDKIIKDTFKNFSQQKILSILTKKPIVPSLQEINENPRSRSAKLRCVEKLEVIND, from the coding sequence GTGATACACAAAAGTGTCTTACTAGCAGAATCAATGGAGTTTTTACAACCAAAGAGAGGTTCGATGTATTTAGATTTAACATTTGGTGGAGGCGGACACACCGAACAATTATTAAAACTTAGCGCTCCAGACGGTGTTGTAGTGGCTTTTGACCAGGATCCTACAGCAATTGAAATTGCTCTAAAATTAAAAGAAGTTTACAAAGATAGACTTGTTGTTGTAAAAGAAAATTTTTCAAATTGCTATAGTTTACTTAAAGGAATGGGCTTTGATTTATTTGATGGAATAATAATGGACATTGGTGTGGCTTCTTTTCAGCTAGATGATGCACAAAGAGGATTTAGTTTTTTAAAAGATGGACCTCTTGATATGAGAATGAATAAAGATAATCCACTAAGTGCAAGAGAAATTATTAACAATTGGAGCAGACAGGAACTAGAACAAATTATTCGCAATTATGGTCAAGAGCGGTTTGCAAAAAGAATTGCTTTAAAAATTGAAGAAAGTAGATTAAAAGCACCAATTGAAACTACAATTGAGCTTGCTAAAATTGTAAAAGAAGCTGTACCGGCACACTTTTATAAAAAGATTCACCCTGCAACAAAAACATTTCAAGCACTAAGGATTGTAGTAAATTCAGAACTTGATAGTTTAAAAAAAGGCTTAAATAGCGCAATTAAACTATTAAAGCCACACTCAAGATTAGTTGTAATCAGTTTTCATTCGCTTGAAGATAAAATTATTAAAGACACTTTTAAAAATTTTTCACAACAAAAAATTTTATCCATTCTTACAAAAAAACCTATTGTACCATCTTTGCAAGAAATTAATGAAAATCCAAGATCTCGCAGCGCAAAATTAAGATGCGTTGAAAAATTGGAGGTAATAAATGATTGA